A segment of the Acetonema longum DSM 6540 genome:
TACTGTCCGGCAAAGTGCATGCTGTTGTCGGTCCTGGCTCTGCCGTAAAGGAAGGCGATGTCCTGGTTGTCGTCAATACCATTGTCGGGCCTTCACCCGCCGTGCGGGCTACCGTAGACGGTGTAGTGAGAGAAATCCTCGTCAAGCCGGGCCAAGATGTCCGGCAGGGGACGATTGCAGTCCGCATAGAGCCCAGTAAAGGGAACC
Coding sequences within it:
- a CDS encoding biotin/lipoyl-containing protein; translation: MSRNQKRLLIVSILMIILVSAWVSAAGVLVDQRSVLSGKVHAVVGPGSAVKEGDVLVVVNTIVGPSPAVRATVDGVVREILVKPGQDVRQGTIAVRIEPSKGNR